The nucleotide window TGAATATGCACTTAATACTAAAATAGGAATATTTATTTTGTTTTTATTTACAAATTTTAATACTTCAAAGCCATTAAAATCAGGTAAATTTATATCTAATAAAACAATAGAGTATTTATTAAAACTTATATTTGAAACAGCATCTGTAACTGTATTTACAATATCAACATTAAAATCATACTCTTGTAAAAAATCGCTGATTAATAAAGCACTATTATCATCATCTTCTACTAATAAAATTTTATATTCCAAATTATTTCCCTATACTCTGATTCCTCAGATTTTACTATTAGTTGACTTAGATTTTAATACTACAATTTCAATATAGGTTAAGAATTACAATATTTACATAATGTGATACTTAAAATTTCAAATAAAGGATTCAAAATGTTAAAAAGAATTAATACCAAAAAAAAGTTATTAATCTTTCCAGCCGTGTTTATTTTGATTATGCTAATTTCAGGTATTGCATATAATTACTTTAGTAATTTAGAAAATTCTAGAAGTAAAATTTCTTTAGAAACAGAAGAATTTATCCAACAATTACTAAAAGGAAGAATATCAGTATATCAATTTTTAAGAAATCCAAATATTGAAAATGCACAAAAAGTTAGAGAAAACTTCAAAACTTTAGATGATAATGTATCAAATCTAAAAGAACAAGTTACAATGGAACAAAATAAAGTTTTATGCGATGAAATAGTTACTTATTCAAAAGGATATATTACTAATTTTGATCTATTTTCAACTAAATTAATAGATGATTTTACAAATAATAAACCTGAATCACAAGAAGTTAAAGACATCATAAAAAAAATGGTTGATGTTGGAATTATGTTAGAAAATAAAATTAACGAAATAAATAAAAGTGCTTTAGAACTAAAAGAAGAAGCAAAATCTTTATTTAATACTATTTTAACTTCAATTGTTATTTGTTCCATTATTTTCTTTATTCTAATTTCACTATTCATATCTAAAATGATTATTAAATCTTTAGACAACTTCAAAATAGGATTAATATCGTTTTTTTCATATCTAAATAGAAGCTCAAAAGATATTTCATTATTAGATGATTCTTCAAAAGATGAATTTGGGGAAATGGCTAAATTTGTTAATGATAATATTAAACAAATTGAAAAAACTATTAATCAAGATACAGCTCTAATAGAAGATGCTAAAGTTGTAATGACTAGAGTTAATAATGGTTGGTATGGTCAGTTTATAGAAAAATCAACTTCAAATGCCTCTTTAGAAGAGTTTAGAGATAATGTAAATAAAATGATTGAAAGTACTAGAAAAAGATTTGAAGAAGTAGATGAAATCTTAGAAGAGTACTCAAAACTTGATTATAGAAAAGCTTTAAAAATGCATCCAAATGATGAAAAAGGTGGAGTGTTTGAAAGATTAGTAGTAGGAATTAATACCCTACAAGATTCAATTACACAAATGTTAATAGATAATAAAACAAATGGATTAACATTAGATGCAAGTTCAGATATATTACTTATAAATGTAGATAAATTAAATCTAAGTTCAAATGAAGCAGCAGCATCTTTAGAAGAGACAGCAGCAGCAATAGAAGAGATAACAAGTAATGTAAGAAATAATACAGAGAATATTGCAAAAATGGCAATGCTTTCAAATCAAGTAACAAAATCAGCAAATGATGGAGAGAAACTTGCAAATCAAACAACTCAGTCAATGGATGAAATAAATAATCAAGTAAACTTGATAAATGAAGCAATAACTGTAATTGATCAAATAGCATTCCAAACAAATATACTTTCACTTAATGCAGCAGTAGAAGCAGCAACAGCAGGAGAAGCAGGAAAAGGATTTGCAGTTGTAGCAGCAGAAGTGAGAAACCTAGCATCAAGATCGGCAGAAGCTGCAAAAGAGATAAAAGCAATAGTAGAAAATGCAACAAGTAAAGCAGATCAAGGGAAACAAATAGCAGGACATATGATAGATGGATATAAACAATTAAATGAAAATATCCAACATACAATAAACTTGATTTCAGATATACAAAATGCCTCAAAAGAGCAATTGTTAGGAATAGAGCAAATAAATGATGCAGTAACCCAGTTAGACCAACAAACACAACAAAATGCGATGGTGGCAAGTCAAACACATGATGTAGCAGTAATAACAGACCAAATAGCGAAATTAGTTGTAAGTAATGCAAATGAAAAAGAGTTTAATGGTAAAAATGAGGTTAAAGCTAGAGATATGAAAAAAGAGCAAAAAGCTCCTTTTCAAATTCAAAAAAAAGATGCAAAACAAAAAAAACAAACTGTTGTTGAAGAGATAAAAAAAGCTGATGAGTGGGAAAGTTTTTAACTTTCTTAATAAAATATTATTAAATTAAAAAAGGTCATAGTATGTTTAATGAGATGGAAACAATTGTAGAAAGTACAGGTGCTTTAATTTATATTATTGATTTATCAAACTATGAAATAATTTATGCTAATAAAAAATGTAAAGAAGAGTTTGGAGAAATTGTGGGTAAAACTTGTTTTAAGGTTTTACAAAAAGATTTTAAAAGTCCATGTATTTTTTGTCCTTTACAGAAACAAAAAATAAATTTAATAGATATTCCTATTGGAACAACTTACGAATGGGAAAATGAAAACTCTATAAACCATCATTATTATTTGTTTACAGATAAGATAATAGAATGGTTAGATGGAAGAAAAGTTAAAGTACAAATAGGTATTGATATAACAAAACAAAAAAAATTAGAAAAACAAATTTTACAAGAAAAAGATGATTTTATAAAATCATTTAAAACTATAATTGATTCTACAATAGAAGGAATTATTGTTTATGATGAAAATAAAAAATGTATTGATGTAAATGCAGTTGCACCTAAATTATTAGGATATGAAAGAAATGAAATGATAGGAAAAGATGCCCTTGATTTCATAGCTTCTGAATCTTTTAATTTTGTAAAAGAAGTTATAAATAATGACAATCAAGAACCTTATGAAGCTAAGATGATTAGAAAAGATGGTTCAATTTTTCCAGTAATTTTAAGAGGAAAAGATTTAACTCTTTTAGATAAAAAAATCAGAATTTCTGCTGTTGTTGATATAAGTGATTTAAAGAAAAAAGAGAAAGAGATCTCTCAATTAGCTTATTATGACAGTTTAACTGGTATTCCTAATAGATTATTACTAAGAGAATTATTAATCCAAATGATAAAAGAGATAAAAAGAGTAAACTCTTGTGGAGCGCTTTTATTTATAGATTTAGACCATTTTAAAATCATAAACGATACGAAAGGGCATAATATTGGAGATATTGTTTTAATAGAAACAACAAACAGAATAAAAAATATTTTAAGAGAAAATGAT belongs to Arcobacter defluvii and includes:
- a CDS encoding methyl-accepting chemotaxis protein, translating into MLKRINTKKKLLIFPAVFILIMLISGIAYNYFSNLENSRSKISLETEEFIQQLLKGRISVYQFLRNPNIENAQKVRENFKTLDDNVSNLKEQVTMEQNKVLCDEIVTYSKGYITNFDLFSTKLIDDFTNNKPESQEVKDIIKKMVDVGIMLENKINEINKSALELKEEAKSLFNTILTSIVICSIIFFILISLFISKMIIKSLDNFKIGLISFFSYLNRSSKDISLLDDSSKDEFGEMAKFVNDNIKQIEKTINQDTALIEDAKVVMTRVNNGWYGQFIEKSTSNASLEEFRDNVNKMIESTRKRFEEVDEILEEYSKLDYRKALKMHPNDEKGGVFERLVVGINTLQDSITQMLIDNKTNGLTLDASSDILLINVDKLNLSSNEAAASLEETAAAIEEITSNVRNNTENIAKMAMLSNQVTKSANDGEKLANQTTQSMDEINNQVNLINEAITVIDQIAFQTNILSLNAAVEAATAGEAGKGFAVVAAEVRNLASRSAEAAKEIKAIVENATSKADQGKQIAGHMIDGYKQLNENIQHTINLISDIQNASKEQLLGIEQINDAVTQLDQQTQQNAMVASQTHDVAVITDQIAKLVVSNANEKEFNGKNEVKARDMKKEQKAPFQIQKKDAKQKKQTVVEEIKKADEWESF